The segment GTGCCGCCGGGACAGTTCGCGGGCCAGGTCCCCGGTGCCGTCGGTGCTCCCGTCGTCCACCAGGAAGACCTCCGCCCGCCCCGGATAGTCCTGCGCCAGCAGCGACGGCAGGCTCGCGGGCAGCACCGCGGCCTCGTCACGGGCCGGTACGACCACTGCGACCGACGGCCATGCGTTCGGTTCCCGGCGCGGCGGCAGCCGGACGTCCGTGCGCCAGAAGAAGCCCTGGCCCAGCAGCAGCCAGCACCAGGCGGCCAGCGACACGACGGTGATCCACAGCAGGGCGCTCACGCCCGCAGTCTGCCCCACCGGAGGGGTCCCCAAGGCCCCATCGTCTATCGTGGCCGGGTGAAGATCGCGCTCATGGACTCCGGAATCGGCCTGCTTCCCGCCGCCGCCGCGGTACGGCGGCTGCGACCCGACGCGGATCTCGTGCTCTCCTGGGACCCGGACGGGATGCCCTGGGGGCCGCGCACCCCTCAGGACATCACCCAGCGGGCCCTCGCCGTGTGCGAGGCCGCCGCCGCCCATGAGCCGGACGTCCTGATCGTCGCCTGCAACACCGCCTCCGTGCACTCCCTGCCGGTGCTGCGGGCCCGCTTCGAACCGGACCTGCCGATCATCGGCACCGTCCCGGCGATCAAGCCGGCCGCCGCCGGCGGCGGGCATGTCGCGATCTGGGCGACCCCCGCCACCACCGGCAGCGCCTACCAGCGGAACCTGATCGAGCAGTTCGCCGCCGGTGTCGGCGTCACCGAGGTCCCCTGCCCCGGTCTCGCGGACGCGGTGCACCACGCGGACGAGGCCGCGATCGACGCCGCGATCGCCTCGGCCGCCGCCCGCACTCCCGAGGACGTCACCACCGTCGTCCTCGGCTGCACCAACTACGAGCTGGTCGGCGAGCGCATCCGGGCGGCCGTCCAGCGGCCCGGCCGTCCGCCGCTCGCGCTGCACGGCTCCGCGGGCGCGGTGGCCGCGCAGGCCCTGCGCCGGATCGGCGTGGAGCCGGCTCCGGCCGCCGTCGCCGACACCACGCTCACCGTGCTGCTCAGCGGTCGCGAGGCCACGCTCCCGGACACGGCGCTGTCCTACCAGGAAGGCCGTTTCCTGCAGGCGGTCAGCCCCGTCCGCTGAGCGGCCCGCGACGACGCTCCGCCTCGGTCACAAGCCCTGGCCCACCCGGGTCAGTCACGCTCCGCGACT is part of the Streptomyces puniciscabiei genome and harbors:
- a CDS encoding glutamate racemase codes for the protein MKIALMDSGIGLLPAAAAVRRLRPDADLVLSWDPDGMPWGPRTPQDITQRALAVCEAAAAHEPDVLIVACNTASVHSLPVLRARFEPDLPIIGTVPAIKPAAAGGGHVAIWATPATTGSAYQRNLIEQFAAGVGVTEVPCPGLADAVHHADEAAIDAAIASAAARTPEDVTTVVLGCTNYELVGERIRAAVQRPGRPPLALHGSAGAVAAQALRRIGVEPAPAAVADTTLTVLLSGREATLPDTALSYQEGRFLQAVSPVR